The following coding sequences are from one Panicum hallii strain FIL2 chromosome 5, PHallii_v3.1, whole genome shotgun sequence window:
- the LOC112893275 gene encoding phosphopantothenoylcysteine decarboxylase-like, with amino-acid sequence MATQEPASSEGAQRRRPRVLLAASGSVAAIKFEGLCRSVAEWADVRAVATASALHFIDGASFPSAVPLYTDDDEWSRWRRVGDEVLHIELRRWADALVIAPLSANTLAKIAGGLCNNLLTCVVRAWDYGKPVYVAPAMNTFMWDNPFTARHLGVVRELGVSLIPPVTKRLACGDYGNGAMAEPSEICRTLMLFFGPQHL; translated from the exons ATGGCCACGCAAGAGCCGGCGTCGTCGGAGGGGGCGCAGCGTCGGCGGCCCCGCGTCCTCCTGGCGGCGTCCGGCAGCGTGGCGGCCATCAAGTTCGAGGGCCTCTGCCGCAGCGTCGCCGAGTGGGCCGACGTCCGCGCGGTGGCGACCGCGTCCGCCCTCCACTTCATCGACGGGGCCTCCTTCCCCAGCGCCGTCCCGCTCTACACCGACGACGACGAGTGGTCCCGCTGGAGGcgcgtcggcgacgaggtcctgCACATCGAGCTCCGCAGGTGGGCCGACGCCCTGGTCATCGCGCCGCTCTCGGCCAACACCCTCGCCAAG ATCGCCGGCGGGCTGTGCAACAACCTCCTGACGTGCGTGGTGCGCGCGTGGGACTACGGCAAGCCCGTCTACGTCGCGCCGGCGATGAACACCTTCATGTGGGACAACCCCTTCACGGCGCGCCACCTCGGCGTCGTGCGCGAGCTCGGTGTGTCCCTCATCCCGCCGGTGACCAAGCGGCTGGCCTGCGGGGACTACGGCAACGGCGCAATGGCGGAGCCGTCGGAGATCTGCAGGACCCTGATGCTCTTCTTCGGACCACAACATCTTTAG